In Ornithorhynchus anatinus isolate Pmale09 chromosome 17, mOrnAna1.pri.v4, whole genome shotgun sequence, the following proteins share a genomic window:
- the DONSON gene encoding protein downstream neighbor of Son, with amino-acid sequence MADPVPAYSPSFKKPADTLRLRRKRPRPLGRPGPAPAAAPSSSSSSSSSSSSSSSWWCPTPWPGRDPGGRHGARPAGGPRPARRNPFARLDNGPRAPAAAHHPPGPNSDSNQENDFAWEEELSERIPAIKQFKHPDSPLSKSDDTLSSRSAELPVDWSIKTRLLFTSSQPFTWADHLKAQEEARGFIQHCRATAISLPHSIQDPKLSTELRCAFQQSLVYWIHPSLPWMHLFPRIGADRKMVGKNSPWSQDETLQQVLMSEWSISFTSLYNLLKTKLCPYFYVCTYQFTVLFRAAGLGGCDVITAVMSPTTRGLREAMKNEGIEFSLPLIKEHGSRKQKAPETSLQTTDRKAEPEEEQAISDEDEEESYSWLEEIGVKDKIKKPDLVSVKLHREKHEVQMDHKPESVVLVKGMNTFRLLNFLINCKSLVASAGPQAGLPPTLLSPTAFRGATMQMLKARTINVKRQVDAGFKDQFSLEITGPIMPHSLHSLTMLLKSAQKGSFSAGLYSHEPTNVFNVRTQEEESVLNKETLHLDLADCGLHLKTLDQLIRSPELGKSSIRLLQVDNYNYSWRA; translated from the exons aTGGCCGACCCCGTCCCGGCCTACTCGCCCAGCTTCAAGAAGCCCGCCGACACGCTGCGGCTCCGCCGCAAGCGGCCCCGGCCGctcggccgccccggcccggcccccgccgccgccccctcgtcgtcgtcgtcgtcctcgtcttcgtcgtcgtcgtcgtcgtcgtggtgGTGCCCGACGCCCTGGCCGGGCCGGGATCCCGGGGGCCGTCATGGCGCCAGGCCCGCCGGAGGGCCCCGACCCGCCAGGAGAAACCCCTTCGCCCGGCTGGACAacggcccccgcgcccccgccgccgcgcACCACCCGCCGGGCCCG aatTCAGATTCTAATCAAGAAAATGATTTTGCCTGGGAAGAAGAGCTTTCAGAAAGAATACCTGCTATAAAGCAATTCAAG CATCCTGACTCACCCCTCTCCAAATCCGATGATACTTTATCCTCAAGAAGTGCAGAGCTTCCGGTAGACTGGAGTATTAAAACTCGCCTCCTTTTCACCTCTTCCCAACCTTTCACCTGGGCAGATCATTTGAAAGCACAAGAAGAAGCTAGAGGATTTATCCAGCACTGTAGAGCAACAGCAATTAGTTTGCCTCATAGCATACAG GACCCCAAACTCTCCACCGAGCTTCGCTGTGCCTTCCAGCAGAGCCTCGTGTATTGGATCCACCCGTCACTGCCCTGGATGCATTTGTTTCCACGGATTGGGGCCGATAGGAAAATGGTCGGGAAGAACAGTCCTTGGTCCCAGGATGAGACGCTGCAGCAAGTGCTGATGAGCGAATG GTCCATCAGTTTCACTTCTCTCTATAACCTGCTGAAGACAAAGCTTTGCCCCTATTTTTATGTGTGCACCTATCAATTTACCGTGCTGTTCCGTGCTGCTGGATTAGGAGGATGTGATGTAATCACAGCTGTCATGTCCCCCACTACCAGAGGTTTAAGAGAAGCTATGAAGAACGAAG GTATTGAATTTTCCTTGCCTTTAATaaaagaacatgggtctaggaAGCAGAAGGCACCCgagacaagcttacagactacagatcGTAAAGCAGAGCCAGAAGA GGAACAAGCAATAAGTGatgaagatgaagaggaaagttATTCTTGGCTCGAAGAGATCGGAGTAAAAGATAAAATTAAGAAACCGGACCTGGTCTCTGTTAAGCT CCACAGAGAGAAACACGAGGTGCAGATGGATCACAAACCCGAGTCTGTCGTCCTGGTGAAAGGAATGAACACTTTCCGGTTGTTGAACTTCTTAATAAACTGTAAGAGCCTAGTAGCCTCTGCGGGTCCTCAGGCAGGACTCCCACCAACCCTGCTGTCCCCTACTGCTTTCCGAGGAGCCACGATGCAGATGCTCAAG GCTCGAACTATAAATGTGAAAAGACAAGTAGATGCTGGTTTTAAAGATCAATTTAGTTTGGAGATTACAGGCCCCATCATGCCTCACTCTCTGCATTCACTGACTATGCTACTCAAGTCTGCACAGAAGGGCTCTTTCTCTGCCGGACTGTATTCTCATGAACCGACCAACGTATTTAACGTCCGTacgcaggaggaggagagcgtcTTAAATAAG GAGACGCTTCACCTAGACCTCGCTGACTGCGGGCTACATCTCAAAACCCTGGATCAGTTGATCCGGTCACCAGAGCTAGGAAAATCTTCTATCCGGCTCCTCCAAGTGGACAATTACAACTACAGCTGGAGAGCCTGA